From Triticum urartu cultivar G1812 chromosome 2, Tu2.1, whole genome shotgun sequence, a single genomic window includes:
- the LOC125537426 gene encoding N-acetyl-D-glucosamine kinase-like — translation MQRYTTRDIWEMEDRQSPRMGCSVVLGVDGGASNTVCVCIPAAMPFADPLPVLARAVAGCSNQNSVGEDKARETLERVMAQALHKARRRRSNVSAVCLAVAGVNHPIDQHRMLDWLREIFPSHVKLFVENDAVAALASGTMGKLHGCVLIAGTGTIAYGFTSDGREARAAGAGPVLGDWGSGYGISAQALTAVVRAYDGRGPETLLTNNILDFLGLASPDELIGWTYEDQSWARIADILPVVVESAEAGDEVANKILHNSVGELASSVKAVVQRLALSGEDGKDLFPLVMVGKVLEANQRWDIGKEVISCVTKTYPGAYPIHPEVEPAVGAALLAWNAIASELDGDLRAAA, via the exons ATGCAGAGGTACACCACTAGGGACATATGGGAGATGGAGGACCGCCAGAGCCCGCGCATGGGGTGCAGCGTCGTCCTCGGCGTTGACGGCGGCGCCAGCAACACCGTCTGCGTCTGCATCCCGGCCGCCATGCCCTTCGCCGACCCGCTCCCCGTCCTCGCCCGCGCCGTCGCCGGATGCTCCAACCAGAACTCCGTAGGAG AGGACAAGGCGAGGGAGACGCTGGAGCGAGTGATGGCGCAGGCTCTCCACAAGGCTCGCCGGAGACGATCAAACGTGAGCGCGGTCTGCTTGGCCGTAGCCGGCGTCAACCACCCCATCGACCAGCACAGAATGCTGGACTGGCTCAG GGAGATTTTCCCGAGCCATGTGAAGCTGTTCGTGGAGAACGACGCGGTGGCGGCACTGGCCAGCGGCACCATGGGCAAGCTCCACGGCTGCGTGCTCATCGCAGGGACAGGGACCATAGCCTACGGTTTCACCAGCGACGGCAGGGAAGCTCGGGCAGCTGGTGCAGGGCCGGTGCTAGGTGACTGGGGCAG TGGCTATGGGATTTCAGCACAAGCATTGACAGCAGTTGTGAGGGCCTATGATGGCAGGGGTCCTGAAACACTACTCACAAACAACATCCTTGACTTCCTTGGACTCGCATCGCCGGATGAACTCATAGG TTGGACATATGAAGATCAATCTTGGGCGCGCATTGCTGACATTCTCCCTGTTGTGGTAGAATCTGCCGAAGCCGGCGACGAAGTAGCAAACAAGATCTTGCACAATTCAGTTGGTGAACTAGCTTCCAGTGTCAAGGCTGTAGTGCAGAGACTTGCGCTGAGTGGGGAAG ATGGAAAAGATCTATTTCCACTTGTTATGGTCGGCAAAGTTCTTGAGGCAAACCAGAGGTGGGACATTGGTAAGGAAGTGATAAGTTGTGTTACCAAGACATATCCAGGGGCATATCCAATACATCCCGAG GTGGAACCAGCTGTTGGTGCAGCATTACTAGCATGGAATGCTATAGCAAGTGAATTGGATGGTGATCTTAGGGCTGCTGCTTAA